Within Carassius gibelio isolate Cgi1373 ecotype wild population from Czech Republic chromosome A21, carGib1.2-hapl.c, whole genome shotgun sequence, the genomic segment TTCCTCTCGTCTGTGATCTTGGCTGTTTTCTCTCACGCTCTCGCTCTTCTGCTGCGCTTTCCTGtggtgttttatgttttattgcacTTACTGACGATGAGAAACGAGATTGTGACGGAGCCGTCGGTTTATTTTCCCACCTGTTTCGACTTTTACCGTTCGCTGTTTCAGTGTGGGAGATCTGATCTGCGGTCCCGGCAGAAACATTGCTTTGAATCGTGATTCCGAATTTTATACATGGTATAATACTTATgtacttattaaatattttgattcCAGAATCGTCGTGTGATTGTTCTTCAGTTGTCTGTCATCATGACTTCAGATCAACATTTAatggacagagacagagacagatctatggaagcttgtttctaacataaaattaaaaatgaaaaagctaaTTAGGACTAACctcattcttgtaaaaaaaaaagtaagaattgtgcgatataaacTCAGAAGTGTGAGGGAAGTCAGAAATAAATCAAAAGtcagatgtaaactcagaattgctaaaaaaaactaaattgcgAGAAAAAAACTCAGAGTTCAAAATAATAAACTTAGAATTGCgagaaattcagaattgtgagatataaacataattgcgagaaagtcagaattgcgagatataaacatgattaagagaaagtcagaattgcgagatataaacaactgtgagaaagtcagaattggcagatataaacataatttcgagaaagtcagaattgcgagctaTAAACATAATTTcaagaaagtcagaattgcgagatataaacataatttcgagaaagtcagaattgcgagatataaacataatttcgagaaagtcagaattgcgagatataaacataattttgagaaagtcagaattgcgagatattaaCAATTgtgagaaagtcagaattgcgagatataaacataatttcgagaaagtcagaattgcgagatataaacataatttcgagaaagtcagaattgcgagatataaacataatttcgagaaagtcagaattgcgagataaacaATTTcgagaaagtcagaattgcgagatataaacataattccgagaaagtcagaattgcgagatataaacataattttgagaaagtcagaattgcgagatataaacataattttgagaaagtcagaattgcgagatataaacataattttgagaaagtcagaattgcgagatataaacataattttgagaaagtcagaattgcgagatattaaCAATTgtgagaaagtcagaattgcgagatataaacataatttcgagaaagtcagaattgcgagatataaacataattgcgagaaagtcagaattgcgagatataaacaatTTTAGAAGAATTGTGAGTaaaactcagaattgcatgacaaaaaaaaattattgtgagaAGAACTCAGAATTGCgcaatataaactcagaattgggaGAAAGTCTGAACTGCGAGATGTACGCTCAAAATTGCGAGAAAAACTTCAGAGTTTAAAGATTTAAACAGAATTGCACAAAAAACTTAATTGAACgatgcaaactcagaattgtgagataaaagtcagagataaaaagtagaaaataattaaaaaattttatcttttaaaaaaaatatctttcataGAGATCAGATCTACTATTTAGTTTCAGATCATcagactttattttaatttttttttttttttttatattagactATTAAATTAAACTCTATTTCTTTGAAGAATCAACAtttctcctaaaattccttaaaataaatcaaacagacTGTTAAAAACACAATGTATCGGCTTAGCAGTCAGTTTTGTGAATTTCAAGAACGTTTCTTTAACAGAATAGCTGAACCaactgtaaatgtgtgtgtattatggTCTGGTCACTATGGTAACCGTGACACCAGCAGATGATCAGAGCCCATGGATGCCATGATCAAGGTCTACAGACTCTTACAATGTTGCCACAGCAACCACAGCTTCCACCCTCACTACCATGGTTACTGCAGATTCTACTGTAGCATCATCAATGAATATAAGACACTAGTCTAATTTAACAGCGTCTCTGATGATCACTGGAGACATCTAGTGGCCACTGAGGGCTTCACGTGCCTGATCGATGACGTCACACGGACATCAGTATTCCTAATGAAAAGGAAGTCTATTTGTTATcttgtaacattttaatattgttttattaaattgttacaaaataaaaaatagacttCCTTTTCTTTATGAAGAGTACTGACATGATgaatcatgaaaatataataataagggTAACACTACAATAAGTACACAAACTAAGCATGAAGAATACTTCTCCTTTAGTTTTTGATATAATTCaacatttttacagtgcataaaatctaaaaatatttaaagtttttaagaAGTGCCTTATTTTGATagattttatttagcatttttttaattaaaattgtatttatggcAAGGCAAGgcatggcaagtttatttatatagcacatttcgtacacaatggtaattcaaagctCCTGCAGTTCCTTCAGTTTGGGAAACCCTTtgttagagaaaaaaatattacaaatgcatTTTTCACTTGAAAGggcaaatgaaaacaaatgcagtattttattgtttaatgtgTTGCATTGAACAGTTTGCACAAAAACAGCTCAGCATCTCTTCAGAAACCTAGTTTGTCTCGTATATGTCAGAGATTTGTGATGAAGTGTGAAGAAGTGTTTCATGACAGGTGTTCACTTTCAGTCAGATAACATACAGATATGTTTGATAAAGATGAATTATTACAAGTAAATTAGGTAATTAGAAGTGAAcagaaataaacaacatttaaaccAGAATAAATCTATAACTaagaaaacaataacaataactttATTGGATTAAATGAATTTGAGACTTTATTAGCCTCGTGTCTGATGAATGGTGTTGTGTTTAAAGGCACAGGTGTCAGATGTTATAGTCCACGTGCTTCGGTCAGAAAGCCTCGGTCAGGACTCCAGCCGGTCGCTGGTCTGTGTCTCAAGGGGAGTAAGGAGGAGGAGACGGTCCGGAGACGATCTTATCGTAGGCTGGAGGAGCGTTCGGGATCTGGAAGAGAGGAGAAACACTGCTTGATGTGAGTAAACTAAAGAGAGAATCTGATGGCTTCGGATCAGTTTTTATTTCTAACAGTGGTTCAGTATTTCAGAATGAAAGCCTGAGATATTTCTGAACCTTGGGTCTGTTCATGAGAGcagcagctacacacacacacacacacacacacacacacacactcacacacacactcacacacacacacactcacacacacacacacacacacacagtcgttTGTAATCCTCACATCACGACTCATGATGCAAACTAAAGCCGTTCTGCCCTGCAGCAGGTCACATGCCTCCTTCATCCCCTGAGGAATTCTGGGTAACAAGGGCTTGCTTAAACTTACTCTTTGAAACCAAATGTGGAGGAAAGAGGAAAGAACACTGATGTATTCTTTGTGGAtacaataaaaacactaaaacaagtttttattagtaaataaaaaaatttatatgtaacaatatatataatgaaagttaATGTTTCTCACTTAACTATAATATTAGATTTACAATACTACTTACTGCACTTCactttctacaaaaaataaatagcattttgtaaaaagtatttttgtatgataaaaaaatatttctgacttattaaaactgtttttatataatattatattatataaagtttCTATTTAGGCCAGATTTATAATACTATTTATTGCACTCCACTTTctacaatacatatatatatatatatagataataaaatattttttgtaagtattttttgACTTATTAAAAAAGTTTTCTTATAACTAATATACgtacaatatattaaattatataacatCACTAATAATCAAACCTAGAGTTGTTGtatttctgatgtgtgtgtgtgtgtgtgtgtgtgtgtctctctctctctctctctctctctgtgtgtgtgtgtgtgtctctctctctctctctgtgtgtctctgtgtgtgtgtgtgtgtgtgtgtgtaattgtgtgcgtctgtgtgtgtgtgtgtgtgtgtctctctttctctctctctctgtgtgtctctctgtgtgtgtgtgtgtgtctctctctctctctctctgtgtgtctctgtgtgtgtgtgtgtgtgtgtgtgtgtaattgtgtgtgtctgtgtgtgtgtgtgtgtctctctctctctctctctctctgtgtgtctctgtgtgtgtgtgtgtgtgtctctctctctctctctctgtgtgtctctgtgtgtgtgtgtgtgtgtgtgtgtgtgtgtgtgtgtgtctctctctctctctctctctctctctctctgtgtgtgtctgtgtgtgtgtgtgtgtgtctctctctctctctctctctctgtgtgtctctgtgtgtgtgtgtgtgtgtgtgtctctctctctctctctctctctctctgtgtgtctctgtgtgtgtgtgtgtgtgtgtctctctctctctctctctctctctctctctctgtgtctctgtgtgtgtgtgtgtgtgtgtgtgtctctctctctctctctctctctgtgtgtgtctctgtatgtgtgtgtgtgtgtgtttgtgtgtctctttctctctctctctctctctttctctgtgtgtgtctctgtttctgtgtgtgtgtgtgtgtgtaccgctGGTTGCAGGTTGCTGAACTCATTCAAGGCTAGTTTGTTCTCTTCTCCGGATCCAGACTCGCTGTACTGACCCGCTCTCATCATCTCTCTCCACGACTGACTGCTGTTTCTCtcgctctgaacacacacacacacacacacaccagaggtCAGAAAGCACATGATGAACTCATGAGTGAATCCTAAAATCCTCACAGCTGGAGCTTTGACAATCCACACCAAGAAGTACAGCATCTCATTATCACATGCTGCTTTTGCCTTTATTTGCAGAAGCATTCATGCAAAGTTATAAATATTGCATTTCAGGAGAATATCATCATGcactccctgggaatcaaacccaggGCCTTGGTGTTGCAAGCATCATGATCTCCTACAGCAGGGCACTCTTCTCTGCTCCGATGCTCTCGGTTTGAGATGGGGGTAACCCTGCGGTCACATGACTCACCCGGATCATCTTGTACCCCCCCCTCCGGCGGTAATACCAGCAGCCCAGGATGAGCAGCGCGGTGAGGACCACGGCCAGCAGAGCGATCCCTGCAgccctgcgcacacacacacacacacacacacagacacacacacacacacacacacacacgttagatGAAGAGTCTGTAGTGTGCAGCCGGTGATAAACACTTGTTTAGGTGAATCTTCACACACTCTTCAGCTCTGATGAGTCCTGCTCCACTTCTGCTGGAGAAATGAACGCTGAATTCACCTCGAGATCCTGAACCTGATCCGCCGTAAGACATGATGAACAAACTCCTGGAAATAACAATAACAGCACATCTCAAACTTCATAATCTACCGTGATCTGCCACAGTATATTTCAGCTGGAGTACACTCTAGAAATGATTTTTAAAGTAAACTTGGATATAAAATGTCCAGAAAACATTAAGGTAAAGAGAACATGCAGGTAAAATGTAATTAACATGGCAATAatgttgcaatttaaaaaaattttaattgtaacaaaaatacactttatttcctttttttaggTTTTGGGGTAAAATTAGACATTTACATAATTATGTGTTCAACCTTTGTATTTATAAAGTGAGTAtcatgcactaaaaaaaaaatatatttgaaaccaTTTTCACTTCAAAATTACTAGTAAATTTAACAAATTAGGCAATTACAGAAAAATGGCAcataacacattaaattaaatgtgaaattttgaaattgaaaaaaaaaaagatcttctcATAAAACGCACACaaataatcttattttttatattctgcttggtgattattttttttttagttgatgcCCATTTTTCAAATCTAGTACGTTTAacagtttgttaaaaaaacaatacatctaCATAAATTAAACAAAGCAATAACAtcctgatttaaaataattttgtcatgttttataaatatttttgtgtaaaaaaaaaaaaataacaccatgACAAAGAAAAATTCTTATAAATGAATGCctgtttttcaagtaaattataaCCTGGATATGCTGAAACCAGTTATTGCTCCAGctgcatttattgtattttataacaCAAGTCTATTTGATACATATTTAATATGATGCTGCATTAATATGAACCAGTATAATCATTTAGACTCTATAAGAAAGCGTAAATTAAATGAGTGGAAGCGTGAGCTCTTACCTGATCTGATCCGTCTGCTGTGATTCTGctctgtgagtgtgagtgtgtgtgtgtgcgtgtgtgtgtgtggggctctCGAAGCTCTTGAGAAGTTCTCATGACCGTCACGGGTTCAGTCCTCCATCTGACTGTCTGCTGACCGCCTTCACTGCGATAACTGACCTCAGATCAGAGGAAACGCTCTAACCAGATTACAGACTAAACTAATGTTTATGCTTGAGTTAACAGTGTGTGAAAATACTTTCTCTGGGACTTGAAACACACACAGGTCTGTTCAGAGAGGAATACTGTCTGAAGAATCATCTCTGTGTTCATTCTCAATACaaggacttttttttattaatgttttaatttcattaagaTATAGAAGATGATTGAGATGTAAAGTTACTCCTGGAGCTCGCTATATCCTGAAGCTGCAGTGAAACAAAACCAGGACTGTTCCAAAGCTTCAGAAGATGAGATCTGATGAGCTGCTGTAATACTGAAGATCTCCAGCAGAGAGCGACACTTCACTGTCTGAGATGTGCtgaagtgtgtgtacatctgaAGTGTGTGTCTCTAGATCTGAAGTGTGTCTCTAGATCTTAAGTGTTTTCTAGATTTGAAGTGTATGTCTTAGTAGATCTTGTCCAGATCTAAAGTTTTTGTCTAGAACTGAAGTGTGTCTACATCTGAAGTGTTTTTCTAGATCTTAAGTGTTTTCCAGATTTGAAGTGTATGTCCAGATCTAAAGTGTGTCTCTAGATTTGAAGTGTTTTTCTAGATTTGTAGTGTGTGTGTCTACATCTGAAATGTGTCTCTAGATTTGAAGTGTGTCTCTAGATCTCCAGTCTTTTTCTAGATTTGAAGTGTATGTCTAGAACTGAAGTGTTTTTCTAGATCTCAAGTCTTTTTCTAGATTTGAAGTGTTTTCTAGATCTGAAATGTATGTCTAGAACTGAAGTGTTTTTCTAGATCTCAAGTCTTTTTCTAGATTTGAAGTGTTTTTCTAGAGCTGAGGTGTGTGTCTAGATCTGAAGTGTTTTCTAGATCTCAAGTCTTTTTCTAGATTTGAAGTGTTTTTCTAGAGCTGAGGTGTGTGTCTAGATCTGCTTCTGGTTTATATTCAGAAGTGTGTACAGTCAGAGCTCAAGTCTGTGTTTTCATAATGTCTGAATATCCCAGTATTTTATTCTCGTCTTCTAGAGGACATCAGATGTAGTGAATGTCTCTGAAACTGTCCATGGCACTTTACTTTGACAGTAAATGATCTGATTTTTTGGTTTTTCCAAAGTGTTTTTCCATCCCTTTCACTCCTACCTGCTCATTTGCATATTGTTGTTTAACCTGTCATAATCTTAAAAAATCCTCTCTTCTGTCTTCCTTTTCATTGATCATGCAAtatgttaaaattgtattaacaCAAACATGCATATGGGATAGTTTCTCTAGGCCTGTGtttcgtttttgttttaaaaaaagtcaaaacattattaaagagtTTCTAATAAAATAGTGTAGTCCGTTGCTAATCAGTTTCAAAGGCAGTTTTAGGAGATAAAGTGGGTTTTGAAACTTATAAAGTTACATGCATAGATGAACACTGATTCTAGATCAGTCCTTACACATGAGCCTTCTTTAAAAGTTCAGTTCTAGGTGGACTGATATGAAGATTATGATTTATCTGATCATATGTGCGGGTCTGGTTACCCTTAGTGTGTTGACCCTTGAACTGAAACTCAGTTTCACTTTAAATCAGAACAGAATCCCttcaaaaatcaacaacaaaaatatgtatCCAGGTATTGTTTCAtggattttatttgaataaagtgTGTCTGCATCTCCAGGATGCACTT encodes:
- the LOC127941536 gene encoding melanoma antigen recognized by T-cells 1-like — encoded protein: MSYGGSGSGSRGEFSVHFSSRSGAGLIRAEEAAGIALLAVVLTALLILGCWYYRRRGGYKMIRSERNSSQSWREMMRAGQYSESGSGEENKLALNEFSNLQPAIPNAPPAYDKIVSGPSPPPYSP